A genomic segment from Carassius auratus strain Wakin chromosome 25, ASM336829v1, whole genome shotgun sequence encodes:
- the etfbkmt gene encoding electron transfer flavoprotein beta subunit lysine methyltransferase — MYRGIILYSRGQGALNAFQRGTCCLMRRYVRSVTSEDDVKKFIIDNTEIVSAQSLTPEISLRLFTPTCRFWTEKPELWPFPDPYWAIYWPGGQALARYLLNNPEVSGGRKVLDLGCGCGASAIAAKLTGASHVVANDIDPIAAIATKMNCELNDLEPLPCVTDNVIGSEPEDWDLVLLGDMFYDEDLADHLHQWLRACITTHGAQVLIGDPGRAQFESHDIRKLLHKLAHFELPDSVKEENYGLTNSTVWCYNYKPV; from the exons ATGTACAGAGGTATAATCCTGTATTCGCGCGGTCAGGGCGCTTTAAACGCATTTCAAAGAGGAACGTGTTGTTTAATGCGTCGATACGTGAGAAGCGTCACATCAGAGGACGATGTGAAGAAGTTCATTATTGATAACACAGAAATAGTGAGCGCCCAAAGCTTGACCCCAGAGATTTCTTTAAGACTCTTCACCCCCACCTGCCGGTTCTGGACGGAGAAACCTGAGTTATGGCCTTTCCCTGATCCGTACTGGGCAATATATTGGCCTGGTGGACAGGCGCTGGCCAG GTATCTGTTAAATAACCCCGAGGTGTCTGGAGGCAGGAAGGTGCTGGATCTCGGCTGTGGTTGTGGAGCCTCAGCCATCGCTGCCAAACTCACTGGAGCTTCCCATGTTGTTGCTAATGACATCGATCCAA TTGCTGCCATTGCCACAAAAATGAACTGTGAACTGAACGATCTGGAGCCATTACCTTGTGTGACAGACAACGTAATCGGCTCAGAGCCCGAAGACTGGGACCTCGTTCTTCTCGGAGACATGTTCTATGATGAAGATCTGGCTGATCATCTGCATCAGTGGCTCCGGGCATGCATAACCACACATGGAGCACAAGTGCTTATTGGTGACCCGGGACGGGCTCAATTTGAAAGCCATGACATCAGAAAACTATTACATAAACTGGCTCATTTTGAGCTGCCTGACTCAGTCAAAGAGGAGAACTACGGACTAACAAACAGCACAGTGTGGTGCTACAACTACAAACCTGTGTAA
- the LOC113043458 gene encoding uncharacterized protein LOC113043458, translating to MQANSQHSGQLRNVHGEATTPGEGMSQNFYQLCLPLHTGSPSYTGQTATGNYLTCTIQSATSDQNLASGVQATKGTELAQENLLNSNHTLSTGKQDSQIILWNMPSNCQIFLPFNNTNLQGAPNKNGLNMSHCAFNSTNMLYMQQQPALSAVGPNNSQQLKRIDTQSLHEGRINVNTSNLNSRQHYANAPTNLPIDSSKKRTSLPPDLNYCSPTENAHHGQSSLFGGYLCKLLFTEKSSNDNVQMLSTCAQNLQPINAAQRAVAVVPPLSPIGTAPVIVLDKSDNVKMNVSPMQETVHHQPNIPDPLVTNTNLMYQTGEPNDLTSKHQRSNSAEPRLNEGPFNVVGAKSPVLANESTNQSLSSCSPNLKSVVSEQNESVPAQMQNEPIEKTNKNCTVMDKKTIDPDTVPFIEWPLDRLQTLMAVIQQLENGDQKNIHKTDPGKDILKLYWNGDTRKFSEAVESGIYQSIMEEVYIYSPMNEPVILRQIVNDARSKVIENFQVLKHNEAPLKMTYTSSWLNLNENVDDIDKECGYSWFYKSFQNLPEHEAQNSAFEAPGKLQEATEKPSLTGTKQLPSAVENKVQADEPTSTNESLHENIPVSFNGPSPPVANICSPKHNCQVTEQTNSQPVTTNFLEAMVDLDEQGVPTGKSSLDNQFGTKSVVLPKSTSQSDNTNSTKPVHVVSEQQEIVLSSQMQVGSSQKMLHDCAVLDKNVRCKTTPKPSQETAVHLNEVETNKMDASVTKMNVPSHEMARQCFANEMKGHQVIAAFPDKHDAPLMNTSEQCKSSLAEHNLNTDKVQEEQISSKKNMYVEICEESPVPTNAQSPSVIDNGLPKLNEQPPNTVNPLKGMTNLVRTLKKRNVSLIKYKKLFEKHGGFKKHKLSSRTSKLVTSFGSRVGAQSPILIEDSSSQSDCSIEEPTLNPVVEKQLFVPLPQVQNESSEMMLNSKIDKTLRCETDPKPCQELSIQISDEPFDEMDASSSFKLDVLTQEVAKQCFAENKDIAPTPKNLILRLDDPLCNQTKSPGLADGSTRQIDYGSPPKLYPVLKGPSQIRNESDEEMPEIDCVLTDDCVRCETDPKPSQELSINMNEEELVEMDALASIKINVLPYEVAMQCFADQMMGDKDIAAPPETIQKACLLISRTDTVSTKEEIIMRRLVGTDGAKSPMSQSISATPPKLDPVIKEPSQVQNKSKDEMPDIHCMLTDESVRCETDPKPSQELPVNINEEETEKIDCLDSIKIDVFPQEMAALWFAGETKDKDLLKDTSVHNSTEDQVKVQVLELKSEKEVLLEDVKPEERKYPSSGGVQLESFCCLAKWFQTLESGNGSLCVCQIKAESRENEIKIEAHSTSLEVRDEKDSPGESEQVDMNAAALERTDDSEATDDSDYEYPLLHDPTTDKTKITKDILSSEEVSKPETETSEQKRKESPTKCATNMTPMNEIEQGTPAPDLETTTVCLALYGSSSEKGNQLKLIKRFKEKSICEEPRKTLQVIVSSHQKFKNNSRSKKRKFVESEDEDATDRKARLQRASLQNLVQRKSLPSHPHPVSGLRKNRLSSTSFRKLLSQSANVQGLMRKRQHKHTTQQISMNKYIVRGKTVPSNLLHSPDNVKKSKYELGNPALMPLDEGPTLEFKVLPETFSLEDGAELNGAQADTSQTLQNETSGKEDKAKRMKTSHVPTQGVWSFSPLKKKCTQPIEDTDVSDSCSLFQEFKKKYQEKKDVASKQNQ from the exons ATGCAAGCAAATTCACAACATTCAGGACAACTGCGAAATGTGCATGGAGAAGCAACTACACCTGGAGAAGGAATGAGCCAGAACTTTTACCAGCTATGTTTACCACTTCACACTGGAAGTCCTTCATATACTGGACAAACTGCCACTGGAAATTACTTAACCTGCACAATTCAATCGGCAACCAGTGACCAGAATTTGGCTAGTGGCGTTCAAGCTACAAAAGGCACAGAGCTTGCACAAGAAAATCTGCTTAATTCAAATCATACGTTGTCGACAGGAAAACAGGACTCCCAAATTATTTTGTGGAACATGCCCTCTAATTGCCAGATATTCCTACCATTTAACAACACAAATCTACAAGGTGCTCCCAACAAAAATGGGCTAAACATGTCACATTGTGCCTTTAACTCAACTAACATGTTATACATGCAACAGCAACCTGCCTTGTCAGCAGTTGGTCCAAATAATTCGCAACAATTAAAAAGAATAGATACTCAAAGTCTTCATGAAGGTAGAATAAATGTGAACACAAGCAACTTGAATAGCAGGCAGCACTATGCAAATGCTCCTACTAATTTGCCAATAGACTCCTCAAAAAAAAGGACAAGCTTGCCACCTGACCTAAATTATTGTTCTCCAACTGAAAATGCACATCATGGCCAAAGTAGTTTGTTTGGTGGATACCTTTGCAAGTTGCTGTTTACTGAGAAATCAAGTAATGATAACGTGCAAATGCTTTCTACCTGTGCACAGAACCTGCAACCAATTAATGCTGCTCAGAGAGCTGTTGCCGTTGTCCCGCCATTGTCTCCGATAGGAACAGCACCTGTTATTGTGTTGGACAAATCTGATAATGTGAAAATGAATGTAAGCCCTATGCAAGAGACTGTACACCATCAACCAAATATTCCAGATCCTCTGGTGACCAACACTAATCTGATGTACCAAACGGGAGAACCAAATGATCTAACAAGTAAGCATCAACGATCAAATTCTGCAGAGCCAAGGCTGAATGAAGGCCCTTTCAATGTAGTTGGAGCCAAGAGTCCAGTTTTGGCTAATGAATCAACTAACCAAAGTCTCAGTTCATGTTCCCCAAACCTGAAGTCTGTGGTATCAGAGCAAAATGAGTCTGTTCCAGCTCAAATGCAAAATGAACCTAttgaaaagacaaataaaaactgTACGGTCATGGACAAGAAAACAATTGACCCGGACACTGTTCCTTTTATTGAATGGCCATTAGATCGATTGCAGACCTTAATGGCCGTGATTCAGCAATTGGAAAATGGGGATCAGAAGAACATCCACAAAACTGATCCTGGGAAGGATATCTTAAAGCTTTACTGGAATGGGGATACTCGCAAGTTTTCTGAAGCTGTAGAAAGCGGCATATATCAAAGCATAATGGAAGAAGTTTATATTTACTCTCCAATGAACGAGCCTGTGATACTGAGGCAGATTGTAAATGATGCGCGTAGCAAAGTCATTGAGAATTTTCAAGTTTTAAAACACAACGAAGCACCACTGAAGATGACGTACACGTCATCCTGGTTGAATCTTAATGAAAACGTTGATGACATCGACAAGGAATGTGGTTATTCTTGGTTCTATAAGTCTTTTCAAAATCTCCCCGAACACGAagcacaaaactctgcatttgaagcTCCAGGCAAATTGCAAGAAGCCACTGAAAAGCCATCATTGACTGGGACTAAACAATTACCATCAGCAGTGGAGAACAAAGTACAAGCAGACGAACCAACGTCAACCAATGAGAGTCTACATGAAAACATACCGGTTTCATTTAATGGACCATCTCCACCTGTGGCTAACATCTGCTCACCGAAGCATAATTGTCAGGTTACAGAACAAACCAACAGTCAACCAGTTACTACAAATTTTCTGGAGGCCATGGTGGATTTGGATGAACAAGGTGTCCCTACTGGAAAGTCAAGTTTGGATAACCAATTTGGAACCAAGAGTGTTGTGTTGCCCAAATCAACTAGCCAAAGTGACAATACAAACTCTACAAAGCCCGTTCATGTGGTTTCAGAACAACAGGAGATTGTGTTATCTTCTCAAATGCAAGTTGGATCCAGTCAAAAAATGCTTCATGACTGTGCCGTTCTTGATAAAAATGTAAGGTGTAAGACCACGCCAAAACCTAGTCAAGAAACTGCTGTGCACTTGAACGAAGTGGAGACTAACAAGATGGATGCTTCAGTCACGAAGATGAACGTTCCTTCTCATGAAATGGCTAGACAGTGCTTTGCTAATGAGATGAAAGGACATCAAGTCATTGCTGCATTTCCAGACAAGCATGATGCACCCTTAATGAACACATCAGAACAGTGTAAATCATCTCTAGCTGAACATAATCTGAATACAGACAAAGTACAAGAAGAACAAATCTcctcaaagaaaaatatgtatgttGAGATTTGTGAAGAATCTCCTGTTCCCACGAATGCTCAGTCTCCATCAGTGATTGATAACGGCCTTCCGAAGCTTAATGAACAACCACCAAATACTGTTAATCCACTGAAGGGCATGACAAATCTGGTGAGGACACTGAAAAAACGAAATGTTTCattaataaagtataaaaaattatttgagaaGCATGGTGGTTTTAAAAAGCATAAACTGTCATCTAGAACATCAAAACTGGTCACCAGTTTTGGCAGCCGTGTTGGAGCCCAGAGTCCAATTTTGATTGAGGACTCATCCAGCCAAAGTGACTGTTCAATCGAAGAACCGACGCTTAATCCTGTGGTTGAAAAACAGCTGTTTGTTCCATTACCCCAAGTGCAAAATGAATCCAGTGAAATGATGCTTAACAGTAAAATTGATAAGACCCTAAGATGTGAGACTGATCCAAAACCTTGTCAAGAACTTTCCATACAAATCAGTGATGAGCCGTTTGATGAGATGGATGCTTCGTCTTCTTTTAAGCTTGATGTTCTCACTCAAGAAGTGGCTAAACAATGTTTTGCTGAAAATAAAGACATTGCTCCAACACCAAAGAATCTAATATTAAGGCTGGATGACCCTCTTTGTAATCAAACCAAAAGTCCAGGGTTGGCTGATGGATCCACCAGGCAAATTGACTATGGAAGTCCGCCAAAACTTTATCCTGTGCTCAAAGGACCATCTCAAATCCGAAATGAATCTGATGAAGAAATGCCTGAAATTGACTGTGTACTCACAGATGACTGTGTGAGATGTGAGACCGATCCAAAACCCAGTCAAGAACTTTCTATAAACATGAATGAAGAGGAGCTTGTTGAGATGGATGCTTTAGCTTCTATTAAGATTAATGTTCTCCCTTATGAAGTGGctatgcaatgctttgctgatcaGATGATGGGAGATAAGGACATTGCTGCACCACCAGAGACGATACAAAAGGCCTGTTTGTTGATTTCACGCACAGACACTGTATCAACAAAAGAAGAGATAATAATGAGGAGGTTGGTAGGGACTGATGGAGCAAAAAGTCCAATGAGCCAAAGTATTTCTGCGACTCCACCAAAACTTGATCCTGTGATTAAGGAACCATCTCAAGTGCAAAATAAATCCAAGGACGAAATGCCTGACATTCACTGTATGCTCACAGATGAGAGCGTGAGATGCGAGACTGATCCAAAGCCTAGTCAAGAACTTCCTGTTAACATCAATGAAGAGGAGACTGAGAAGATTGACTGTTTAGACTCTATTAAGATCGATGTTTTCCCTCAAGAAATGGCGGCGCTTTGGTTTGCTGGCGAGACCAAAGACAAGGACTTGCTCAAAGACACTTCAGTTCATAATTCCACTGAGGACCAGGTAAAGGTTCAAGTTCTGGAACTCAAGTCTGAAAAAGAAGTGCTCCTAGAAGATGTGAAGCCAGAAGAGAGGAAATATCCAAGTTCTGGTGGTGTACAGTTGGAGTCTTTCTGTTGTCTTGCTAAATGGTTTCAAACTTTAGAATCTGGAAATGGCTCGTTGTGCGTGTGCCAGATAAAAGCCGAGTCGAGGGAGAATGAGATTAAAATTGAGGCCCACAGCACAAGTTTAGAGGTGCGGGATGAAAAAGACAGTCCAGGTGAATCTGAACAGGTGGACATGAATGCTGCTGCTCTGGAAAGAACAGATGATTCTGAAGCCACAGATGATTCTGATTATGAATACCCACTGCTGCATGATCCTACTACAGACAAGACAAAGATTACGAAGGATATATTAAGTTCTGAAGAGGTCTCTAAGCCAGAGACTGAAACTTCAGAGCAGAAAAGAAAGGAATCGCCCACAAAATGTGCAACAAACATGACTCCTATGAATGAGATTGAGCAAGGCACCCCAGCTCCTGATTTGGAGACTACCACTGTATGTCTTGCACTGTATGGGTCGTCTTCTGAAAAAGGAAACCAACTAAAGCTAATTAAAAGATTCAAAGAGAAATCAATTTGTGAAGAACCCCGGAAAACTCTTCAAGTTATCGTAAGCTCTCACCAGAAGTTTAAAAACAACAGCAGGTCAAAGAAGCGCAAATTTGTGGAATCAGAAGATGAAGATGCTACTGACAGGAAAGCGCGCTTACAAAGAGCATCCTTGCAAAATCTGGTTCAGCGTAAATCCTTGCCCTCGCATCCGCATCCGGTTTCTGGACTCCGCAAAAATAGACTTTCATCTACCTCATTCAGAAAACTGCTCAGTCAAAGTGCTAATGTGCAAGGGCTAATGCGAAAGAGACAGCATAAGCATACAACGCAACAAATttcaatgaataaatatatagttaGAGGGAAGACTGTGCCATCCAATTTATTGCATTCACCCGATAATGTGAAGAAAAGTAAATATGAGTTGGGGAACCCTGCTTTGATGCCATTGGATGAGGGTCCTACTTTGGAGTTCAAAGTATTGCCAGAGACTTTTAGCTTGGAAGACGGAGCTGAACTTAATGGCGCTCAAGCCGACACATCACAGACTTTGCAAAATG AGACGTCAGGCAAGGAAGACAAAGCCAAAAGGATGAAAACTAGCCATGTGCCAACCCAAG GTGTCTGGAGTTTCAGTCCCTTGAAGAAAAAGTGCACTCAACCCATCGAGGACACTGACGTCTCGGACTCATGTAGCCTCTTCCAAGAGTTCAAAAAGAAATATCAAGAAAAGAAGGATGTTGCCTCCAAGCAGAACCAATAA
- the LOC113043460 gene encoding protein AMN1 homolog, which yields MATIDSLMSLCAFSVAQRAERYEEIRMLPAAVKDRLLRIMMSYGTVTDSNISQLVHNGTHTLDLQNCKVSDSALQQIHCLQLRTILLRGCADITSNGLEVLASRCPHLQVVDLTGCTAVTDSGVQALARHCRCLEVISLRGCAALSDRALLELGENCRVLHSIYFSGTEVTDQGVIGLATGVCSHSLKELQMIRCRNLTDVAVTAVLANCANIRIFNFHGCPLITDKSREALQNFIGPNKIQQVSWTVY from the exons ATGGCTACCATAGATTCTCTTATGAGCTT GTGCGCCTTTAGCGTCGCTCAGCGCGCTGAGAGGTATGAGGAGATCAGGATGTTGCCTGCTGCCGTTAAAGACAGATTATTGCGAATAATGATGTCTTACGGCACGGTGACCGACTCCAACATCAGCCAG CTCGTGCACAACGGAACTCACACACTGGATCTGCAGAACTGCAAGGTGTCAGACTCTGCGCTTCAACAAATCCACTGCCTTCAGCTGAGGACAATCCTGTTAAGAGGCTGTGCAGATATCACCTCGAATG GTCTAGAGGTGCTGGCGTCCCGCTGCCCTCATCTTCAGGTGGTTGATCTCACGGGCTGCACGGCTGTGACAGACTCAGGGGTTCAGGCTCTGGCACGACACTGCAGGTGTCTGGAAGTGATTTCCTTGCGTGGCTGCGCTGCTCTCAGTGACAGAGCCCTGCTGGAGCTGGGAGAGAACTGCAGGGTGCTGCACAGCATTTACTTCTCTGGGACAGAG GTAACGGATCAAGGGGTCATCGGACTTGCAACTGGAGTTTGTTCACACAGCCTAAAG GAGTTGCAGATGATACGATGTCGCAATTTGACTGATGTGGCTGTGACTGCTGTTCTTGCAAACTGTGCCAACATCAGAATTTTCAATTTCCATGGATGTCCCCTGATTACAG ACAAATCAAGGGAGGCGCTCCAAAACTTTATTGGGCCCAACAAGATCCAGCAAGTGTCTTGGACTGTGTACTGA